A portion of the Phyllobacterium zundukense genome contains these proteins:
- a CDS encoding PIN domain-containing protein produces MSGFLFDTSILSVFGPARPNAAPVEAKLAQWVRNNTNRLYVPVIAILEIERGASKLDRAGGHARAQEIMRWLEQMIEGFGERVLAVDAAVARAAGSIEDAANAKGRNPGLADCIIAAIGKTHDLILLTANTRHFEPLPVRFINPLIDPLP; encoded by the coding sequence GTCCGTCTTTGGGCCTGCAAGGCCGAATGCGGCCCCTGTGGAGGCAAAGTTGGCTCAATGGGTACGGAACAACACAAACCGCTTGTATGTGCCTGTAATCGCAATCCTAGAGATCGAGCGCGGCGCATCTAAACTCGATCGCGCTGGCGGGCATGCTCGAGCTCAAGAAATCATGCGCTGGCTTGAACAGATGATTGAGGGATTCGGAGAGCGCGTCCTTGCCGTCGACGCTGCCGTTGCACGAGCAGCAGGAAGCATCGAAGACGCCGCAAACGCCAAGGGCAGGAATCCCGGCCTTGCCGATTGCATTATTGCCGCGATCGGGAAAACCCATGATCTTATCTTGCTGACGGCCAATACCAGGCACTTCGAACCGTTGCCCGTCCGTTTCATCAACCCTTTAATCGATCCCCTGCCCTAG